A segment of the Actinomycetes bacterium genome:
GCTTGGTCGAGACGGAATCGGTGTTCAGCCTGGGCATCGTCGGCGATGCCATGGGCCGACCGCTCATCGAGGCTTTCGAGGCCATGGACCCGCGTCCGGATGTCTCCTCGCTGTTCACGGTCGCCTCCGGGGGCGCGATCTGGTCCGACGCTGTCAAGGCCCGCTACCGCGAGCTGCTCCCCAACGCGATGCTGGTCGACGCATACGGATCATCCGAGACCGGCAGCCAGGGTGTGGGGCTCACTGCCGACAGCGGCGATGAGGAGGGGTTGCCGCGTTTTCACATGTCCGAGGACCACACGGTGCTCGACGAGAACCTGCAACCTGTCGAGCCCGGCTCGGGGAACCGTGGCCATGTCGCCCGATCCGGGCACATCCCCCTCGGTTACTACGGCGACGAGGTGAAGACCGCGAAGACATTCGTGGAGGTGGACGGGCGCCGCTGGGTTCTCCAGGGCGACGAGGCCACCATCGAGGCCGACGGGTCGATCACCATGTTCGGCCGGGGGTCGGTGTGCATCAACACCGGTGGCGAAAAGGTGTTTCCCGAGGAGGTCGAGGCGGCGCTCAAGACCCATGACGCTGTATTCGATGCGATCGTCGTCGGGGTGCCCGACGACAAGTGGGGTGAGGTGGTGGTGGGCGTGGTGCAGCCGCGCGAGGGCGCCACACCTGATGCCGAGGAAGTGATTGCGGCAGCCCGCACAAAGGTGGCGGGCTACAAGGCGCCGCGCGAGATCGTGCTGGTCGACGAACTGGTGCGCTCGCCGGCCGGCAAGCCCGACTACAAGGCTGCCCGATCGGTCGCGGTTGACCGTCTCGGTGGTTGACCGAAGCCTTGGCAGTGAATTCGGCCTCGAGAGGGCCGTGGTCTGAAACCATGCGTTGATGTCCACCCGGTCCCCGCAACGACGTCCCTCATGGTCGTCGCTTCGTCGACGGCCCTGGAGGCGTGATGGCCTGGCCGGCCTCGTGCTCGGCGTGGAAAGCGTGCCCGACGGACTCGCCCAGGGCCTCCTTGCGGGGGTCAACCCCGTGTACGGGCTGCACGGCTACATAGTGGGCACTGCCTTCGCGGCGCTGGCCACCAGCAGTGCGTTCATGGCCGTACAGGCCACCGGCGCGATGTCGATCATCGTTGCCGATGTCGGGGCCATCGCCTCGGCGGACGACCCCGCTCGGGCGGTGTTCACCCTTTCGGTGCTGACAGGTGTGGTGATGCTCGCCGCCGGCTTGCTCAAGCTCGGGTCACTGGTGCGATTCGTGTCCAACGCGGTGATGGTGGGTTTCCTGAGCGCGGTGGGGGTGAACATCATCCTCGGCCAACTGGATGATTTCACCGGCTATGAAGCCGAGGGGGCCAATCGCATCCTTCGCACGTTCGACCTCCTGATTCACCCGGGTCGCATCCACTGGCCGACCCTCGCCGTCGGAGCTGCGACCATCGCACTGATCGTCCTGCTCGAGAAGTCACCCCTCGGCTCGCTGGGCATGGTCGTGGCGGTGGTGGTGACTTCGGCGTCGGTGTCGCTGGGCGACCTCGATGTCGCACAGCTCGGCGACATCGCGGAAGTGCCGAACGCCCTGCCGCTCCCGAAGGCCCCGGACATCTCGCTGCTGCCCCAACTGCTGGTGCCGGCGGTCTCGTTGGCATTCGTCGGGCTTGTGCAGGGCGCAGGGATCTCGAGTTCGTTCCCGAACCCCGACGGCTCCTTCCCCGATGCGTCGCGGGACTTCGTCGGTCAAGGGGTCGGCAACGTGGCTTCCGGAATCCTGCAGGGCATGCCGGTCGGGGGATCGATGTCTGCAACCACGCTTGTCAAGGAGGCGGGTGCCCGTAGCCGGATGGCTCTCATCGTGGCCGGAGCGGTCATGGCGCTGCTCGTGCTGACCCTGGGCGGACTGGTGGAACAGATCGCGATGCCGGCGCTGGCCGGGCTGCTGATCATCGTCGGCTTCCGGACGGTCAAGGTCGACCGGATCATGGCCGTGGTGCACACGGGCGCATTCCCGGCGGTAGTGCTGCTGGTCACCTTCGTGCTGACGATGTTGATCGCGCTGCAGTACGCAGTGCTGGTCGGCGTCGGCATCTCGATGATCCTCACCATCATCAGCCGGTCCAATGCGGTCGTGGTGAAGAGCTGGGAACTGGATGCCAAGGGGCGCCTGCGGGAGGTCGATCCACCCGCCGAGGTGCCCGAGGGCGAAGTCGTCGTGCTTCAGCCCTACGGCAGCCTGTTCTTCGCGTCAGCGCCGGTGTTCGAGTCCCTCTTGCCGGCCATCGGTCCCGAAACCGCCGGATCCGTCGTGATCATCCGACTCAGGGGATTCGACGACCTCGGCTCCACGTTCACCGGAGTGCTCGGCCGCTACGCCAGCGACCTGCGTGCCACCGGGAGCAAGCTGGTCATTGTCTCGGCGAGCGAACGCGTGGTCGACCAGCTCGAGGCCACCGGTGCGCTCGTCACCATCGGCACCGACAACCTGTACCCCTCCGACCAGTTCCTGGGAGCCACGCTGCGCGCCGCGCGCAACGATGCCGTGGAGTGGGTCGAACAGCACCGGCCCGAATCGAGCTGAGTCGTCAGCGCCGACTGACGGCGCGCCAGGCGTCGGGGAGTCGTTGCAGCCTGCGGGTACGTGAGCCTGAGCCCGCAACGTGGCTCATTCGCGAGCGGCGAGCGTGTAGCGGGTCCCCACCACGCTCGGGCCGTGGCTGCCCGGCGCAAAGGTGTCGGCCAGCGCAGCTTTCGCCCGCCAACCGGTGCAGTGGCCCGGCGCCACGAGGCGCGGGCCCACCACCTCCACGAGATCGCGCACCGTGGGCTCGATGCGGTCCTCCATGGCCCCACCCGCGAGGTGGTAGCCGCCGAGCACCGTGTCGATGCGCTCTCCGCCGAAGAGGGCACGTGCGCCGAGGCATGCGTTGACCACCCCGGCATGGGAGCACGCGGAGAGCACCGACACGCCACGCCCCTTCACCTGGGCTGCCAGGAAGCGCTCATCGAGGATCATCGGGTCGTCGTGGCAGTCGTCGCCCTGAAAGGTGATGTGTCCATCGAGGCCGGTCTCGTACTGCGTGGTGCGCTCTATGAGGCCGCTACCAGCGAACAGGTCTGCGACCAGGTGCGCATCGGCGTTGAGGACCACTTCACCGCCGGCACTCTCGATCGCCTCGAGCGTGGGCTCCGGTGGCAGCAGCACCATCGCCCCGCCGGGAGTGCGCACTCCGCGTTGGTCCGGGCGATCCGGGTGCAGATCCACAACTGGCGGCGCCAGGCCTGCCTTCGAGCGTGCAGCGGCGATAGCTGCCACCACCTCGGGGAACCCGCCGGAATGGTCGGCATGCCAGTGCGAGAGGAAGACGAGCTCGATCGCAGCGAGGTCGATTCCGATCCGTTCGGAGTTGTCGGGCCACACATCTGCATAGGGGGCCCACGTCGAGCAGGACTGTGTGTGCCTGGGTGCCGAGGCGACCGCGCACGAGCACCGAGAAGCCATGGCACGCAACGCACAACTGGTCGAACACGCAGAAACCCGGTTGCCCTTCGTGCTCGCGCGACTGCGGGAGCCTGCCGAGCAGCGACAGCATCTAGGGCACCTGGTCCAACCCGGGGTCGACGCTCGACAGCGTGTCGGATTCGTTGTCGACGACGACGGTGAGCTCGAGCCCATCCAGCGCCGGAGACGCGGCGGCCTGCGCGGTCACTGCGGGCCCGGCAGACCGAACATCTTCGTGATCGCGTGATCACGGCCCGCCGAATAGCCGCCATCGACCACGAGGCTGGTTCCGGTGACGAACGAAGCATCCCCGGAGAGCAGGAAGCCCACGGCGCTTGCTATCTCGTCGGGTCGCCCGAACCTTCCGAGCTTGTGCTCGGCGCGGATCAACTCGGCCGGCTCCTCGAGGCCCTCAAGTGCCCACACCGAATCGAGCAGAGGGGTTTCGATGAAGCCCGGGCACAAGGCGTTGGCCCGAATGCCCACCGACCCGTAGTCGATGGCCACGTTCTTGGTGAGCAGGATCACGCCGCCCTTGGACGCGTTGTAGGCGCTGCCGCCGGCAGTGCCCTCGATCCCCTCGACACTCGCGATGGTCACGATCGACCCGCGCTCGCCGTCGATCGGCTCCTGATCCAGCATCGCTGCTACTGCGTGTCTCACACCCAGGTAGGTGCCCGTCAGGTTGATGTCGATCACGTTCTGCCACTCGTCGTCGCCGAGCGCGTGCACCGGCCCGCCGCCCGCGATGCCCGCAGCCGTGACCAGTCCATCGATGCGCCCGTGCTCAGCGACGATCCCGGCCACCATCGCCCGGGTCGCGTCCTCGTCGGTCACGTCGAGGTGGCGCACCTCGGCAGTTCCGCTTCCCTCGGCTATGTCGGTGCGAACCGCTGTGCCGCCCGTCGCCTCGACACGATCTGCGCACGCTGCGCCGATCCCGCTCGCGGCGCCGGTCACCAGGACGACCTTTGCCTCGAGTTGGCCACCCGTGTCCGCCATGTCCGTCTGTCCCATCTCGTCCTCCAGGTCGCTGTCTGCTGTGCACAAGCCAGTCTGCGCGGCTTCACTCTTGCACAGTGCGCATTCCCGTCAGCGCGGGACGTAGCGGTATCCTCCGGGCAGCGGGAGGTCACCTGATTTGGCGCAGTCTTGGGGGATTCGGGCGTTCGCCGGCTCAGCCGCGGTGATCATCACCGCTGCCATGTACGTGGTCGGCACGAGCGGCGCAGGTGACGATGACGTGGCCGGCGACGACGTCGAGGGCCGGTCCACGGCGCCCCAAGACAGCGCCCCGACGACGTTCCCTGCGCCGGCGACGGCCGCACCGGTCCCGTTGGGCGGCACAAGCCTCGCCGGCCTGTCATTCAGTGACGTCACTGCCGCGGCCGGGCTGTCGGCGCCGCACGCGGACCGGCCGCTCACGAGCGGCGAGGTGATGAACGGTGCTGCTGCGGCCGGCGACTACGACGGCGATGGCGACATCGACCTCGTTCTGACCAGGGTCGGGCTGCCCAACCTCCTGTACCGCAACGACGGTTCGGGCACGTTCACCGACGAGGCAGCGGCTGCCGGTGTGGCGGAGCCCGTGCCGCCTGTCGGCTCGGGAACGCCGCTGCTCGCCGATGTCGACGGCGACTCCGACCTCGACCTGCTGCTCACGGGCAATCCCACGGGGGGCCGGGCCCTGAAGCTCAACAACGGCGACGGCACCTTCACCGACGCCACGGCGGGCAGTGGCCTCGAACTGATTCCCGACGAAGCCGCCCGGCCGCAGTCGTTCGGAGCCTCCTTTGCTGATTGGGACCACGACGGCGACCTCGACCTCACGGTGCTCCAGTGGTTCGTGGATCCCCTCGATGGCAGCCAGGCAGCGGAGGCCGCCGTCGGCACAGAGGGGATGTGTGAACGCACCGCAGCCTTACGCGCCGCCGGCGGGGCCGGCGATCTGGCAGGCCCGGAACTGGTCACCCGGTCCGCTATGTACCGCAACCAGGGCGACGGGACCTTCGCCGACGTCACGGCCGAGTCCGGCGTCGACATGGAGGAGATCGTGGGGTTCACACCGCTCTTCTCGGACATCGATGGCGACGGCTGGGAGGACCTGTTGATCACCGGCGACCTGTGCACGTCGCGCATCTACCGCAATGACGCGGGACGGGGATTCATGGACGTCACCGCAGAGTCGGGGGTGGGCACCGACGAGAACGGCACGGGATCTGTGGTGGAGGACATCGACGGCGATGGCAACCTCGACTGGTTCGTGACATCGATCGCCTACCCGACCGCCGACGGCGTTTGCCCGTTCGACGGATCCACCATCGGCTGCACCGGCAACCGCCTGTTCCTCGGCGACGGCCGGGGTGGGTTTCGCGACGCAACGGCGCAATACGGATTGCGTGACGGCTACCGGGGGTGGGGTGCGGCGGCCCAGGACTTCAACAACGACGGCTTCCGGGACATCGCGATGGTCAACGGCTACGACCCCAACACCGGGTCAGGTGGCGAGTCCGACCCGGTGTTCGCCCGCTTCGTGTCCGACCCGAGCCTGCTCTGGCTGGGCCGGGAAGAGACTCCATTGCCCGAGGTGGGCGCACAGGTCGGTTTCGGTGACACTGCCAGCGGCAAGGCACTCGTTCCCTTCGACATGGACGCCGACGGCGACCTCGACATCATCGTGGCCAACACGAGCGAGCCACCGATCCTCTACCGCAACGACACGCCCCCGGGTGGCAATTGGCTGACGGTCCGGTTGCGCGACGTCGGCCCCAACCCGTTCGCCGTGGGAGCGCGGGTGCTCGTGCGCACGAGCGATTCCGACGTGGCCAGACCCGCCGAGGTCCGTGCCGGAAGCTC
Coding sequences within it:
- a CDS encoding acyl-CoA synthetase, which produces MTEFNLADLFESVVDAIPDSEALVAGEERLTYRQLDEGANRLAHVLAQRGIGPGDHVGLYMYNSRQHVEAFLAAFKLRAVPINVNYRYVADELAYLFGDSDLAALIADREFCPVLSALGDALDGIGTVLVVDDDSGESCEGLGALDYDTEVDAASPERDFAPRSADDHYILYTGGTTGMPKGVVWRHEDIFFAALSGGRPGGDPVSTPEELAAEYVPGDSLSMLVLPPLMHGAAQWSTLIGLFMGQRLVLNTQRRFEAEAMWRLVETESVFSLGIVGDAMGRPLIEAFEAMDPRPDVSSLFTVASGGAIWSDAVKARYRELLPNAMLVDAYGSSETGSQGVGLTADSGDEEGLPRFHMSEDHTVLDENLQPVEPGSGNRGHVARSGHIPLGYYGDEVKTAKTFVEVDGRRWVLQGDEATIEADGSITMFGRGSVCINTGGEKVFPEEVEAALKTHDAVFDAIVVGVPDDKWGEVVVGVVQPREGATPDAEEVIAAARTKVAGYKAPREIVLVDELVRSPAGKPDYKAARSVAVDRLGG
- a CDS encoding SulP family inorganic anion transporter — protein: MSTRSPQRRPSWSSLRRRPWRRDGLAGLVLGVESVPDGLAQGLLAGVNPVYGLHGYIVGTAFAALATSSAFMAVQATGAMSIIVADVGAIASADDPARAVFTLSVLTGVVMLAAGLLKLGSLVRFVSNAVMVGFLSAVGVNIILGQLDDFTGYEAEGANRILRTFDLLIHPGRIHWPTLAVGAATIALIVLLEKSPLGSLGMVVAVVVTSASVSLGDLDVAQLGDIAEVPNALPLPKAPDISLLPQLLVPAVSLAFVGLVQGAGISSSFPNPDGSFPDASRDFVGQGVGNVASGILQGMPVGGSMSATTLVKEAGARSRMALIVAGAVMALLVLTLGGLVEQIAMPALAGLLIIVGFRTVKVDRIMAVVHTGAFPAVVLLVTFVLTMLIALQYAVLVGVGISMILTIISRSNAVVVKSWELDAKGRLREVDPPAEVPEGEVVVLQPYGSLFFASAPVFESLLPAIGPETAGSVVIIRLRGFDDLGSTFTGVLGRYASDLRATGSKLVIVSASERVVDQLEATGALVTIGTDNLYPSDQFLGATLRAARNDAVEWVEQHRPESS
- a CDS encoding SDR family oxidoreductase, translating into MADTGGQLEAKVVLVTGAASGIGAACADRVEATGGTAVRTDIAEGSGTAEVRHLDVTDEDATRAMVAGIVAEHGRIDGLVTAAGIAGGGPVHALGDDEWQNVIDINLTGTYLGVRHAVAAMLDQEPIDGERGSIVTIASVEGIEGTAGGSAYNASKGGVILLTKNVAIDYGSVGIRANALCPGFIETPLLDSVWALEGLEEPAELIRAEHKLGRFGRPDEIASAVGFLLSGDASFVTGTSLVVDGGYSAGRDHAITKMFGLPGPQ
- a CDS encoding CRTAC1 family protein, with translation MIITAAMYVVGTSGAGDDDVAGDDVEGRSTAPQDSAPTTFPAPATAAPVPLGGTSLAGLSFSDVTAAAGLSAPHADRPLTSGEVMNGAAAAGDYDGDGDIDLVLTRVGLPNLLYRNDGSGTFTDEAAAAGVAEPVPPVGSGTPLLADVDGDSDLDLLLTGNPTGGRALKLNNGDGTFTDATAGSGLELIPDEAARPQSFGASFADWDHDGDLDLTVLQWFVDPLDGSQAAEAAVGTEGMCERTAALRAAGGAGDLAGPELVTRSAMYRNQGDGTFADVTAESGVDMEEIVGFTPLFSDIDGDGWEDLLITGDLCTSRIYRNDAGRGFMDVTAESGVGTDENGTGSVVEDIDGDGNLDWFVTSIAYPTADGVCPFDGSTIGCTGNRLFLGDGRGGFRDATAQYGLRDGYRGWGAAAQDFNNDGFRDIAMVNGYDPNTGSGGESDPVFARFVSDPSLLWLGREETPLPEVGAQVGFGDTASGKALVPFDMDADGDLDIIVANTSEPPILYRNDTPPGGNWLTVRLRDVGPNPFAVGARVLVRTSDSDVARPAEVRAGSSYEGSDPYDLHFGLGPGVTVESVDVLWPGSRDPQVVEGPAVNQLLELRRGS